A region from the Rosa rugosa chromosome 6, drRosRugo1.1, whole genome shotgun sequence genome encodes:
- the LOC133716082 gene encoding oxysterol-binding protein-related protein 2B-like translates to MDSGKTVEPEFYGEGNKGNTVLEKENLEARDLAAREVRVINGIEEEVSHHPTLIACHCEGRGWKFWADSNLRSKFWGRSIQLDPVGVLSVEFDDGEIFQWSKVTTNIYNLILGKLYCDHHGTMHIRGNREYSCKLKFKEQSILDRNPHQVHGFVEDL, encoded by the exons ATGGATTCAGGGAAAACTGTTGAACCTGAGTTTTATGGAGAAG GAAACAAAGGAAATACAGTTTTGGAGAAGGAAAACCTAGAAGCGAGGGATTTAGCCGCAAGGGAGGTAAGGGTGAT CAATGGAATTGAGGAAGAGGTCAGTCACCACCCAACACTCATTGCTTGCCACTGTGAAGGTAGAGGGTGGAAGTTCTGGGCTGACAGCAATCTCCGGTCAAAATTTTGGGGGCGATCAATTCAGCTTGACCCTGTTGGAGTTCTAAGCGTGGAGTTTGATGATGGTGAAATTTTCCAGTGGAGCAAG GTcacaacaaatatatataatctcatTCTCGGTAAACTTTATTGTGACCACCATGGTACAATGCACATACGGGGTAATCGTGAGTATTCATGCAAACTGAAGTTCAAAGAGCAATCCATTCTTGACCGAAATCCTCACCAG GTCCATGGATTTGTTGAAGATCTCTAA
- the LOC133716083 gene encoding uncharacterized protein LOC133716083, giving the protein MRSTINADNIAPEDMKERAMIFIRKHMEEALKVEYLAEEDPRSLWVALEERFNHQRTIYLPEARHDWQNIRFQDFKTVNEYNSEICRIRSLLKFCGEELTEADLLEKTFSTFPPSCMVLQQQYRERNFARFSELVTIMLLAEKNNDLLLRNDQARPTGTRAVPLPEANAIAHRENNRARRNRGRGRGRRPKHPRHGRRNGPRNGPYDRDYQDNRPRGNNRARRNRGRGRGRRPEHPRHGRRNGPRNGPYDRDHQDNRPRGRGGRGQGPRGGNRNAQVQQAQIRENVGPARHPQNQHNLCYRCGGTDYWSRTCRATNEEIGEYHARRGTREANLVEWSVPIDTTLEITDFQAANGYIED; this is encoded by the coding sequence atgagatcaacGATTAATGCTGACAACATCGCCCCTGAAGATATGAAGGAAAGGGCTATGATTTTCatcaggaaacatatggagGAAGCACTCAAGGTGGAATATTTAGCTGAAGAGGACCCACGGTccctttgggtcgctctagaagagcgatTCAACCATCAGAGGACCATTTACTTGCCGGAAGCAAGGCACGACTGGCAGAACATACGTTTCCAGGATTTCAAGACTGTCAATGAGTATAACTCTGAAATCTGCCGGATTCGGTCACTCCTAAAATTCTGTGGAGAAGAGCTCACAGAAGCTGATCTATTGGAGAAAACTTTCTCCACCTTCCCTCCTTCCTGTATGGTCCTGCAGCAACAATACAGGGAGAGAAACTTTGCTAGATTCTCAGAATTGGTCACCATCATGTTGCTCGCTGAAAAGAACAACGACCTACTTTTGAGGAATGATCAAGCAAGGCCCACCGGTACCAGAGCAGTTCCTTTGCCTGAAGCAAATGCTATTGCCCATCGCGAAAATAACCGTGCAAGGAGAAACCGGGGTCGTGGAAGGGGAAGGAGGCCTAAACATCCGAGACATGGAAGGAGAAATGGACCCAGAAATGGCCCATATGACCGTGACTACCAAGATAATCGCCCAAGGGGAAATAACCGTGCAAGGAGAAACCGGGGTCGTGGAAGGGGAAGGAGGCCTGAACATCCGAGACATGGAAGGAGAAATGGACCCAGAAATGGCCCATATGACCGTGACCACCAAGATAATCGCCCAAGGGGTCGTGGAGGACGTggacaaggcccacgtggtggaAACCGAAATGCCCAGGTCCAACAAGCTCAAATTAGAGAGAATGTTGGCCCGGCCCGTCACCCTCAGAATCAGCATAATCTATGTTATAGATGTGGAGGCACTGACTATTGGTCCCGCACCTGCCGTGCAACAAATGAAGAGATAGGAGAGTATCACGCCAGACGCGGAACTCGAGAGGCCAACCTTGTGGAATGGTCAGTTCCTATAGATACCACCTTGGAGATTACTGATTTCCAAGCAGCCAATGGGTACATCGAGGATTGA
- the LOC133716084 gene encoding F-box/kelch-repeat protein At3g23880-like has translation MAGKYIPEDIIVDILSRLPVKSLIRFRCVSKRWRSIVSDPQLAKLQFQVASEKKTQSRRLVFYRNDSDIESLDLETPWSSSSIRKLTGPFEHRDRISHIEVLGSCNGLVCVATPRSVTPLYIWNPSTGFSLKLPGFSNNETNCSQISYCGFGYVLATDDYKVLVAAYSWDNEAETLEVKIFSTRSGLWKRIESPFKFCPTYLYSCGGCLYGFCFGPYAACDDSDELWVMREYGVSDSWTKLFNLEFSNQPESECPMFLFPFLATKTSTVVAKLACKDRRMEIIRIEHEDEPVVTDRLERRYHMPGIIIYEESLLQIPDYHAVIQEYKNPGKLKLRGIIASCLALFNYFWLIILIFTLAYFEFC, from the exons ATGGCTGGAAAGTACATACCGGAAGATATTATAGTGGACATCCTCTCCAGGTTACCTGTCAAATCCCTGATCCGATTCCGCTGCGTTTCAAAACGCTGGCGCTCAATAGTGTCTGATCCACAGTTGGCCAAGTTGCAGTTTCAAGTAGCTTCTGAGAAGAAAACTCAGAGTCGCAGACTCGTCTTCTACCGTAACGACTCTGACATTGAATCCTTAGACTTGGAGACGccgtggtcttcatcttcaATTAGAAAGCTTACCGGTCCATTCGAGCATCGGGATAGGATCAGTCATATCGAGGTACTAGGCTCTTGCAATGGTTTGGTATGTGTTGCAACTCCTCGTTCTGTTACTCCTCTTTACATTTGGAACCCATCAACTGGATTCTCGCTTAAGCTACCTGGTTTTTCCAATAATGAAACCAACTGCAGTCAAATAAGCTACTGTGGTTTTGGCTATGTGCTGGCCACTGACGACTACAAAGTTCTGGTGGCCGCATATTCTTGGGATAATGAGGCGGAGACGCTGGAGGTCAAAATCTTCTCGACAAGATCTGGCCTTTGGAAAAGGATTGAATCACCTTTTAAGTTCTGCCCTACCTATTTAT ATTCATGTGGAGGATGCCTGTATGGATTCTGTTTTGGGCCGTACGCTGCTTGTGATGATTCTGATGAGTTATGGGTCATGAGAGAATATGGGGTGAGTGACTCTTGGACTAAGCTCTTTAACTTAGAATTTTCGAATCAGCCTGAGTCTGAGTGCCCGATGTTTCTCTTCCCATTCTTGGCTACCAAAACTAGTACAGTTGTGGCTAAGTTGGCTTGCAAGGATCGCAGGATGGAAATTATAAGGATTGAACATGAAGACGAGCCAGTTGTTACAGACAGGCTTGAGAGGAGGTATCATATGCCTGGTATCATTATATATGAAGAGAGTCTACTTCAGATTCCTGATTATCATGCTGTGATCCAAGAATACAAGAACCCTGGAAAGCTGAAATTAAGAGGAATAATTGCTAGCTGCCTTGCTCTGTTCAACTACTTCTGGTTAATTATCCTCATTTTCACTCTAGCATATTTTGAATTCTGTTAG
- the LOC133715304 gene encoding protein RETICULATA-RELATED 4, chloroplastic-like, translating into MAVATFSNFSAFTTRTLSLSSSSSSPFPRTTSFTFTTLTKPPTSLSLATSPRLPRSSFAACFSSGGPPSSGGGGGGGDHGNGGGDGEGGEDRERNKKEAAMAIAEAGRTAESLPKDLAAAVEAGRVPGLIVKRFFELEKSVVFRWLLQFDGFKERLLADDLFLTKVGIECGVGIFTKTAAELERRREKFTKELDFVFADVVMAIIADFMLVWLPAPTVSLRKPLVVSAGRVAKFFYGCPDNAFQVALAGTSYSVLQRIGAILRNGAKLFVVGTGASLIGTGVTNALIAARKALDKSFLGEAEDVPILSTSAAYGVYMAVSSNLRYQVLAGIIEQRILEPLLHQHKLALSAICFAVRTGNTFLGSLMWVDYARWIGIQ; encoded by the exons ATGGCGGTCGCCACCTTCTCTAATTTCTCCGCTTTCACCACTcgcacactctctctctcttcttcttcttcttcacctttcCCGCGCACCACAAGCTTCACTTTCACTACCCTCACCAAACCTCCCACCTCCCTCTCTCTCGCCACGTCACCGCGCCTCCCCCGCTCCTCTTTCGCCGCGTGTTTCTCCTCCGGTGGCCCACCTTCCtccggcggcggcggaggaggaggagatcacggaAATGGCGGCGGTGACGGAGAGGGAGGGGAGGACagagagaggaacaaaaagGAGGCGGCGATGGCGATTGCGGAGGCGGGAAGGACGGCGGAGAGTCTGCCGAAGGACttggcggcggcggtggaggcgggTCGGGTGCCCGGGTTGATTGTGAAGAGGTTCTTTGAGCTGGAGAAGTCGGTGGTCTTCAGGTGGCTGCTTCAGTTTGATGGATTCAAGGAGCGGTTGCTGGCCGACGACTTGTTCTTGACCAAAGTTGGCATCGAGTGCGGTGTTGGAATTTTCACCAAG ACTGCTGCAGAGTTGGAGCGGCGCAGAGAAAAATTTACCAAGGAGCTGGATTTTGTGTTTGCGGATGTG GTGATGGCCATTATAGCTGATTTTATGCTTGTCTGGCTTCCTGCTCCTACTGTTTCGCTTCGAAAACCTCTTGTTGTCAGTGCTGGGCGTGTTGCTAAGTTCTTCTATGGCTGTCCTGACAATGCATTTCAG GTAGCTTTGGCTGGAACATCTTACTCAGTCTTACAGAGAATAGGCGCAATATTG AGAAATGGAGCAAAACTATTCGTGGTTGGGACTGGTGCATCTCTG ATTGGTACTGGCGTAACAAATGCATTGATTGCTGCAAGAAAAGCTTTGGACAAATCCTTTCTTGGTGAAGCGGAAGATGTTCCCATATTATCAACTAGTGCAGCCTATGGGGTCTATATGGCAGTTTCTAGCAATCTAAG GTACCAAGTTCTCGCTGGAATAATCGAACAACGTATTCTAGAACCCTTGCTACACCAACACAAGCTTGCACTGAGTGCGATTTGCTTTGCTGTTCGAACTGGAAACACATTTTTGGGGTCCTTGAT GTGGGTTGATTATGCACGCTGGATTGGAATTCAATAG
- the LOC133713687 gene encoding putative disease resistance protein RGA3, with protein sequence MAGVGRTTLAGHVFNDNAEEIFDLNLWVSVSDDFDLVRVTKAILESVTTNTVTEFKEFNKVQENLSKELAGKKFLIVLDDVWNTYGYGLWTKLQSPLRVGAPGSKILVTTRDEDVAKMMGATEVHNLNGISNDDCWKVFEQHGPLNLHNDVPTVSESLKEKIIAKCNGLPLAARALGGLLCCKERYEWEEILGNKMWSLSDESGILPVWVRATRDWDIVASTRGTAPLNTGECALCCRC encoded by the coding sequence ATGGCTGGAGTCGGAAGGACCACACTGGCAGGACATGTATTCAATGATAATGCAGAGGAAATATTTGACTTAAACCTATGGGTGTCTGTATCCGATGACTTCGACCTTGTAAGAGTGACAAAGGCAATTCTTGAATCAGTCACAACTAATACTGTGACGGAATTCAAAGAGTTCAACAAGGTTCAGGAAAATCTGAGCAAGGAACTAGCAGGTAAAAAGTTTTTAATTGTTCTGGATGATGTTTGGAATACATATGGCTACGGTCTATGGACAAAATTGCAGTCCCCACTTCGTGTTGGAGCACCAGGAAGTAAGATACTTGTGACAACGCGTGATGAAGACGTAGCAAAAATGATGGGAGCCACTGAAGTTCATAATTTGAATGGTATATCAAATGATGATTGCTGGAAAGTTTTTGAGCAGCATGGACCCTTGAATCTTCACAATGACGTGCCAACAGTTTCTGAGTCACTCAAGGAGAAAATTATTGCAAAGTGCAATGGATTACCTTTGGCAGCGAGGGCTTTGGGTGGTCTTCTATGTTGTAAAGAAAGATATGAATGGGAAGAGATACTCGGCAACAAAATGTGGAGTCTATCAGACGAGAGTGGCATTCTCCCAGTGTGGGTCAGGGCTACAAGAGATTGGGACATTGTTGCATCTACAAGGGGCACTGCGCCTCTCAATACTGGAGAATGTGCTTTGTGTTGCAGATGCTAA
- the LOC133716081 gene encoding uncharacterized protein LOC133716081 has protein sequence MERDRALGSINSPPWFDGEDYSQWKIMMRAFLYSQDENMWKIVETGWVHPTKPENSKATESSGAKMIPKPKEEWSTEEVRDCNHDFKARNSLFTALSKKERVRISHCETAKKAWDLLQVTYEGNKRVRAQKLQRLVLEFENMTMGNDESVDDFHARLINVTSQCHSLGDPFEEHRIVKKFLRSLPPSFQSKQTAIEEAQDIDTYSLDELEEDASTEDLDYLTKQFKKFFKSRNSSGQGSKSVSESNSKQGQASDNSYGRNSKNSKYLQKKNFSEKPKCFECGGIGHLAIDCGNKRYNSRVGKALRSTWSDSEFDTHSENEEENIALTSTLHNESSDESDDEEHSDEVMNGKYKELYEASRQILKKNEKLSEEIVLIKREKTEVEERLESCVKKWEVERSDFVSQIKVLEENLNAQATLAGSLASEKLNLELELKESQQKFSKFSIGSDKVSRMIGMGKSEGDKKGIGFSSGESSKSLKFVKSSGFLQPENVNDRRGREFSSSEHDRRSDLAKNYVFPQLGYHSLSRKFTPICHHCGTPGHIRPKCNYLRRNAQRVWTPRKSNQNLSLQTKLKEHLREIGRIAHLVSIPASCMPQMKQIWKRKESHHPTFSRTGD, from the exons ATGGAACGAGATCGAGCCTTGGGTTCAATCAACAGTCCACCTTGGTTTGATGGGGAAGATTATTCCCAATGGAAAATTATGATGAGAGCATTTTTGTACTCTCAAGATGAAAATATGTGGAAGATTGTTGAGACAGGGTGGGTTCATCCAACCAAACCTGAAAATTCTAAGGCTACTGAGTCTTCGGGGGCCAAAATGATTCCTAAACCAAAGGAAGAGTGGAGTACGGAAGAGGTCCGTGATTGTAATCATGATTTTAAGGCTAGGAATAGTTTATTCACTGCCTTATCAAAAAAGGAAAGGGTTAGGATTAGTCATTGTGAGACTGCTAAGAAAGCTTGGGATCTTCTCCAGGTTACTTATGAGGGCAATAAGagagttagagcacaaaagcttcAGAGGTTGGTCCTAGAATTTGAGAACATGACAATGGGGAATGATGAGTCAGTTGATGACTTTCATGCTAGACTTATCAATGTGACAAGTCAGTGTCATAGCTTAGGTGACCCATTTGAAGAACATCGTATTGTTAAGAAGTTCCTTAGATCTCTTCCACCTAGCTTTCAGTCCAAGCAAACAGCCATTGAGGAAGCTCAGGATATTGACACATATTCTCTAGATGAACTT GAAGAAGATGCTAGCACTGAAGATTTGGATTACTTGACAAAACAGTTCAAGAAATTCTTTAAGTCTAGGAACTCCTCTGGTCAAGGGTCAAAAAGTGTTTCTGAGTCTAATTCAAAACAAGGTCAAGCTTCTGACAACTCCTATGGGAGGAACTCCAAAAATAGTAAATATCTCCAAAAGAAAAACTTTAGTGAAAAACCTAAATGTTTTGAGTGTGGTGGGATTGGTCATTTAGCGATTGATTGTGGAAACAAAAGGTACAACTCACGTGTGGGTAAAGCCTTAAGGTCCACTTGGAGTGATAGTGAGTTTGATACTCACTCtgaaaatgaagaagagaacATTGCACTTACCTCAACTCTTCATAATGAATCATCTGATGAATCAGACGATGAGGAGCATTCAGATGAAGTGATGAATGGTAAGTACAAGGAGCTTTATGAAGCCTCTAGACAAATCcttaagaaaaatgaaaaattgagTGAAGAGATTGTTTTGATTAAGAGAGAGAAAACGGAGGTTGAAGAGAGATTGGAGTCTTGTGTAAAAAAATGGGAGGTTGAAAGGTCTGACTTCGTTAGTCAGATCAAGGTTTTAGAAGAAAATTTGAATGCTCAGGCCACTCTTGCTGGCTCACTTGCTTCTGAAAAATTAAACCTTGAGCTTGAGTTGAAAGAGTCTCAGCAAAAGTTTTCTAAATTCTCAATTGGGTCAGACAAAGTGTCTAGAATGATTGGGATGGGAAAATCTGAAGGTGACAAAAAAGGCATAGGTTTTAGTTCTGGTGAGAGCTCTAAATCTTTGAAATTTGTGAAGAGTTCAGGTTTCCTTCAACCTGAAAATGTCAATGATAGAAGAGGCAGAGAGTTCAGTTCTAGTGAGCATGATAGACGTTCAGATTTAGCAAAGAATTATGTTTTTCCTCAACTTGGATATCATTCTTTGTCTAGAAAGTTCACCCCTATTTGTCACCATTGTGGAACTCCAGGTCACATCAGACCTAAGTGTAACTATCTTCGGAGAAATGCACAAAGGGTCTGGACTCCTAGAAAGAGTAATCAAAACCTCTCTCTGCAGACAAAGTTGAAAGAACACTTGAGAGAAATTGGCAGGATTGCTCACTTGGTTTCAATCCCAGCGTCCTGTATGCCTCAGATGAAACaaatttggaaaagaaaagaatctcATCACCCTACGTTTTCTCGTACAGGTGATTGA